The Branchiostoma lanceolatum isolate klBraLanc5 chromosome 1, klBraLanc5.hap2, whole genome shotgun sequence genomic sequence gagtaattatttttggcgtatcttactacctggatgtctaactttcatcaacgtaactgcAGTTCTTTCATCAGACACAAGAGAGCGCTTTTTACCGTGTTATGCACAGGTGCACTATTTCTGTGGCTGACTCCATGTACCCATCGTTCCGCCGCGTGGCGCTGGAGAGGGTGAAGAGTGGGGAGTGCGGAAGCCCGTCACCCGAAGATGACGCAGCCGTTTCCTCCTGCTtaggtactgtaaatctttaaatgtttgcgctgcttttatcttttttcaagaatatgcgtttccaatgcATTAAGTGTTCTACAGAAATGTTACAACCGCGAATTTAGTAAACATCGAAAACCTCCCATTCCCTTCGTattctaccgcgaaattaagtcACCGCGAAAATATACGAGTTTACAGTATGTCTGAAATGTCTTTTGCATTTGGGCTGTTTCATTTTGGGGGTTTAAGGGGTGGTCAGATAGAAGAAAGTTTTCTTGTTGCCCGTCACTTCCAATCTCTCTTTGAATTACTTTATTGTTGCTGACTCTTTTTCCTTTGATTTAAGTTTCTATATCCTCTATCTTGTTGTTAACTTTTCCTTACAAATTAACGTTTTTTAGTAAAAaagaacatgaaaatagaatacTTTCCAAATTTTTGGTAGGCGACAACTGGCAGTTGAAGAGCCGGGATCCCCGTGACATCCTAATGCGTAACCTGCCACCCCCTCCGTCGGAGAGTGGAAGCATCCACGGCGggaaacaaaccctgaagagAATGACATCTGCTGAAGAAGGTATGGCTGAAGGAGTTGAAATGAAGTGTAtgtgtgaatttcttgttttactaATCATAGTGAATTTCTCGTTGATTCTGTCTTTGCATTTTCCCTCTGACTGATAAGGAAACAAATGTGGAGatgcatatatgtatatttatgtatgggcctgatacgggtgttccggaccgtgtgataattatCCATATATAACAAGAAATTGTTGACGGCATAGCTGTGGGTCAAactagaaaacaacttcttccccgcaaactctacctattgtaagcaaaaaatgtcaatacgcaactcacacgcacaACTTACATGCAAGTTAACCTATCTATCTTACATTGTACAGCTAGAAACAGAAGTTCTTAAGATCATTTTTGATGATTCCAGAAGCGAGACGAAGGAACTTGGAGACGGAGACGTACCGGGCCGTCGGTGCTTACGAGAAAACGTGCGAGAAAGAAGTCAGCTTCACTGCCGGAGCGACAGTACACGTCattcacaaaaatgaaaacggTAAAGCCACAATACCGCTAAAGAACAACACAAAATTGATTAAGACTTTTTTGTAATTATCGTAACATACCCTTCATTGACactaatccgccaggttacatgaATCCGTTACTTTGAAAAACATTGGGTTTGAAACATCTCTAGCGCAGCACCTCCCAGTTTAGATAATCAcaagtgcattatactgggagacgttgggttggagatctgtttagacgcatcttttcatggtggcagaattatgtaccctagtggaattatgttagtagatgctaTTTTTATCCATACTTGACTTCAGTTTTCGAATCCATTTTCATGCTTCTCCATACACAGGAAATTAGTAGCTCTTCGTTCGATGCGTTTCGTCCATCTAGTTTCCAAAAAACAAACGAGACTTTACCGCGTTTTAAACTAAATGTCCTATCAGCATAGCCGCGCATTTGCAATATGTCGAATTGATATAACTTTTCGATATCATACAGATATGCATATCCTAACCGTAGTAATGATCCTGTTGAATGGTTGATATGGCCTTAACGGTATTGCATTTATATAATAGCTTTACAGTATTATCGATATCTGTATATATACGTATCAGCAATTTTGATACAATATATTTCGGAACGCTAGGGTGGTGGTACGTGTGGATAGGTAAAGACGAGGGCTGGGCGCCGGGGTCCTACCTGGAGCCGATCGACCACGACCCGCAGAGGGACACGGTCTTCATGGAGGGTCAATCCTCTGCCTACATCACCACGCATGCGTACACCCCGCAGATGGAGGATGAGTTGCAGTTCGAGAAGGGTCAAAGGGTAGAGGTCATCATGAAGAACCTGGATGGCTGGTGGCTTGTCAGGTCAGTAGATACAATAAACTTAAAGcatttttgattattttgttttcGCCTGCgtccatgggcgccgccatgttggattttgaCGTCATGgaggcgccatcttgtttccggTTGGAATGTGCCGTTGGAAAGAGTTAGATTGCGTCATGGCGAATAGCATTTGGTGCATAAGGGGcgactttcttctttttttatccATCATAATCTACAGATTCTACGCAGGAGATTTTGACATaactttgtatttttcttgttattctACGTGAATTTGTAAAGTTAGCAGCGTGTCGTTGTAGTCTTGGTAAATGTAATAGTCATCCGGCAGTCGATCAATATTTGTCTTTAAAATTTATGTATGACATATCTTTTATCATAGTTAGACTTTTGAATCGATTGATTGAATGTGAGTGCACCTTTAGTATATGTTCTCTTTCAGACCATAAGTCTCTATTCACTCTTTGACTATGTAGCACTTGAAAAGAAATAACCATGGTGCAACATAGACAATTGTATGTTTCCCACAGTATCGCTGAGAAGCAAGGCTTTGCTCCTGCTACCTACCTGAAGAAGGTGAATAAGGTGTCCCGTCGGTACAAGAAGACCCCGGGGAGACCCAGCAGTAGACCCAGTAGCACCTCCAGTAATAATCAAGAAGAAGAGATGAAGTTTCTTGGGTTACATGATATCAGCTTCATCCTACCGGAGCAGCTAGAACACGCAGCGCCTCCGAGAAGGTAcggaagaaacaaacaaacaaacaaacaacaaacattgtATTACACTCTTAAACAAACCcgtaagcccctgtcacacagagCCGACCATGGTcccccgaccttctccagaccatggttgggagttagtagTGAGCAGTTGGGACTTGGTCAGCGAGGTCGCGTCCTACTAAACGTCGTCTGCGTCAGGAGAGTTTGTCCACCATAGGGTTTCTTCGGCTGGTGTGACTTCCCGCttactgactctcctggccagttGTTTACCCTATTTTGGCCACATTATACtctccgtacccccgtaggaacgCCTGTTGGACGCTATGGATACATCCCTGTTGTGCacttttacaaaacaaaacaaaatcgaaGAAGAAGTAGAGTCGTAAGTTTGCGGAGAAGACAGATACTGCATCGAGCGTTGAATAGGCAAAACGAAAATATACCTGTGTTTAGATGTTGATATGTTGATATGCGCATGATTTTGTTATATAAAAAAGGCgatgtatataaaaaaatttcAACCTAAGAATGCTGATTAAGAAAACTTGTTCTTTCGTTAGGTGTTCCATTATGGAGGTGGTGGAGAGTCGTCACAAGAAGCCGTCCAACCGCCGATCGGGGGTCAGATCGCTCTACATACAGGACCCGATCCCGGAGGATCCGTGATCAAGATCAAATCTCACTCAATAATGTTAGATCCCTGTCAATATGTGATGAAGATCAAATCTCACTCGattttagggccctgtcacacttgtgcgtatattcaagtgcgcatgagttgcgtattaacgcTTTTTGGTCTGCAGggacaaagttgttttctactttgacccaccgttgtgcagcctagtgatcgaacctaagaaatcacttattcggctgtaaacttaacctaaaccaaaaactatccagactggggggggggctaaaagtgcccgcggcaactttgacatcgtattactgccaaacgatgtatgctacgactaccaaacttggtgacttttcctaaaattttgttgggaacaattttatactaatggttaaagtttatcatttttcatgttgccatggcaaccggtttctgacaggcattttatgcaaaaatcattaattttttgaaaacaatgatatttctcaggttttcttgcacaactacactagttttcctacatgtataacattatatgtaattagatgtaactttcctgatttaatattcataatttatgctaattttatgacgtaatcagtcaaaatccaagatggcggactatatcactatttcaggtatcagcaggcttttttgcctttaaaatcgccaatacctgacattttctttatcagaaacatttagattaacgtttctagtctattttcagtgtcctttggggtcataagtggaaaaaaagaatttctaaaaatttcaaaatggccgatccaagatggcggatcccaagggatcgctaacaacacatgacgtcactctatggcgtcattttgacgtcaacgtacttaccattgacgttgtatgccttgcataccttaaaatgaataatacaaaccgttttgtttaatacctttagatatttagggaattccctatttagccaataaaatcacatcgatgacgtcataattacgtcatattacgtcacaacgtcaccaaaattacaggaatgataaaacttgacgtgaatatcactccctgcaaatttggtgatgatacatcataccgttcggaaattatgagggggggggccgaatcagcccccccccagtcctagatataccaaaaaagcccagtctggatagggttaatacgcaactcatgcggacttgtatatacgcacaagtgtgacaggggctttagatcCATGTCAATACGTGATCATGGTGACATCACACTCAATATCAGTAGATCCCTGTCAATTGGACATCATGGTCTAATCTCATTCAATACTAGATTCCTGTCAAAACTTGATCATTATAAAATCTCGCTCAATACTAGATCCTTGTCAAAGACCAGATTgtgaaggacactgggttaaacattcgggaagcagaggctagggcaagggacaggacttcttggaggatccacctggaaagcaaggggccaatttatggcctgtgcacgtaggccGGCAGGAGGAAATCTCACTCAATTCTAGATCCCTGTCAAACCGTGATAATGGTCAAATCTCACTCAATACTAGATATATGTCTAAACGTACTCATGATCAAATCTCACTCAAAACAAGATACATGTCTGTGATTATGGTCAAATATTACTCAATTCTAAATCCCTGTCTGTGATTTAATGGTCAAATCACACACTTTGATATTTACGTAATTGTAGCCATAACAGTTATTCACTTTTTAGGCTAAACTAAATGTTGTCCTTGTAAACAACTTGTGACAAGTTTAAGTTTAAGTGTATCAACAACATTTATATAGAGAGAGCGTACGCACAAGACTGACGACACAATTGAAAAGTTACATACAAACGTTTGCAGTAGAAAGTCATGACTAAGTTTCCACCGGACCGAACTTACTGCATGTAAGCAAGAAACTGAAGTTGATGTACGGATGTAGTAGGTTTATAACTCATTTTGTAACTCATACCGAATTAGTTGCTGTAAGTTTCACTGTTATAACAAGCTCCTACAAAGGTTGAACCCCTACAAAATTGCTGAAATGCAGGCACTTTGTTTTAACAAAGTTGACACAGCGACCAGTTGTCGTAAAACTTAACTCCTTCAAAATTGTGACTGATCACAAGAACGTCAACATACGCTCTACACTACAGTATATAAACTAAATCCTAAAAATTCGGAAACTTAGAACTTGGTCGAACATATCTATTTAAATACGGTATCATTTGCGttgtattatatatcattgaaaaactTGTTTATTATCCGTCAAAATAATATTCAGGTTGTTATGATCTGATTAATGATACCAGCGCTGAATTTGTGAGTAGGTCGCGAAAGAAATGTGCTGAAAATGCCCTTGCTCATTTGTCCGTAGGTTTTAATGAATAGACTATGCTTTATCTTCGGAAAGCTGGTGTTTTCCTATAAAATGATGCCGAAAACAAATGGTGAAATTCTCCTGCCAACGTCAGGCGCCCTGTACGTTGACAGGAGGGTTTCTGCACGTTTGTTCTGTGACACACTCGCCCCGTCAGCTCTGGAGTTCAACTTTTAGGATCATGGCCAATTTGGCATCATTGTTAAGTGTAATgaataagctttccaatgatgtaTGATACTATACAATTGATTAAGTAGCACTCGAGAAATGAGGGATCAAATCTAAGTTTCCGAACGTTCTGTGCTGAGTGCATTTCGTTTTTATTTATAAAAGGGTTTGGAACCGGACATTCGAACATGATTAGTGTACAGACGTCATAGTTTACTGTGTTGACGTCACAATTATATGTGCACTGTAAATATGCCAACGGaatgaaaatacaatgtatgtctttGGGCGTGCATGTTTGCTTAGCTTCTAAAGAAGCCATCTTTGCAGATTAGGATTGGGCGTGTCGTAAAGTCATACATGGGGATGTAGTTTAAAACGGGGGGTGGGGTCAAAACGGGGTCATATTTGGCCCGAGGATGTTTCCGTCTAGTGAAATCCTTTTACCGCTTCtgactatacaatgtacaacagcCTCAAAGAACTTAAGAAGATCATTTATGTACAAATGTGTATATCGAGTTCTATTTTGCTTTGTCAGCAAAAGCTTTTGAAATGTCCTTGCCGAATGGGCTGATATGAATATTTAATATTGATAACAAGATTTTGAAGCGCCACCTTGAAATAAACCGGACTGAAGACAAAACGAATTCCACACCGATTCTTTGTGTTTTATTATTCCCAAAATATGATAAACTTATTTTTTAAGATATCATTTCGTGGGTTACTGACCAGATACAAGTGCAACCATGTATTTCTGTTATAACAAGCATCAGACGTATTGACTGATGTAATTATAAAATTTAGGTCACTTTTGTATCCAAAGCAAAGACGAACAAAAGAAAAGCCCTCAGGGGACGGTGTCAGCTGTCAGGTCAGTCCATCTCGGTTTTCCCGGGAGCATCTCAAAGATAAGCCTCCATTCCTTAAAAATTTAACGATCTAAGAGAGACAACGGCAAACTATTGGATAAGATATAAGCGATCATTCTGTTatgtttaatgaaaaaaaattgttatacACAAGCTGACTGTTAAACACATTCACGACGCCCGTAActgttttggaaaataaacgCCACACCTACCATCGCtatgaaaacatttcttttgaaaCCACCCGTAAAGCAAGCCGATGACACGAACCCTTCGCGATCCAATGAATGACCCTGTATGGGCGAGAGGATACGTAACGGTTCTTTAAATCGACAGTGACAAGATCGGAAGGTTGGGGTGAAGGTGGTCATCTTTAGGGCACTTTTCTTTCAAGATGTCTGTTCAGGCGACTTGTAAGACGCTGTCTGCCGGAGGAATAGTGATTCTCTTTCTTATGAATGTTATGATGAGTTACATGGTGTGGATGGACCGTAATACGTTCTCTCAGCAATACGTCCGTAGCAACCGACAACTCATCGACGACTTTCAACACTATACACCGCAAAGGTATGTAACAGTTAATACTAATCTTTGTACGTAAGATGCGTGCTTTTCTTTGTAAgagaataaaacataaaatgtcGTAATGTGAAGTCTAAAACTTGCTACATGTTGGGTTTTAAAGAATTTGAATACTAACGGTCAGACGGTCATCGATGCGTGTCCGTGCCAGGCCAGTGGTCAGTGTGTGCCTAACCTAATTCCACTGACCTCAATTATCTTCACTGAGCACTCACCTCTTCCAAAGGGGCCACTTCTCCTTTTACACCTGTCGgttcaaatgtattttttaagaaaacatttcGGGTGATTACTTTCGCTAATTATTTCCATTTCATCGGTTTATTGGGAAAAATCAATTTCCGGATGGCTGGCATGCCTCGTTACGTTGGGATGTTTGCGGACTCAtcgaaaaaaaatgtgttctaaAAACGCAATAGTCATTCTTGTTAGCTTCTCAAGTCAGGCATGATGTGATGACTGGTTTGCTCCGCCCGATGCGCTTGAACAGTCGGCCGGTGTCCTTGCTTTGTTGGTAAAGGGCTTGGTCAAATACGTCACACAATCGTCGATCGTACGATCTCTAACTGAGGGCGTCATTCTTGAGATAGTCGTGCATTtgtcctagtctctaccagactaactagcctccaccaggccctcccaGGGGTATGGATGGTAGAATTCGTgtgaaaaaggaataattagccttTCACATttcggagcctgcaaatgaaaccctggcaaatattctgcCTATAggcggcgtagttagtctggtagagactacaaacTTACTACGCCAGATGTAGagggaatatttgccagggaagtttggccaccagaggttTACATTTGCAAGCGTAATATATACcttaccatggactgactctactggccaattattccttctttttcttccaaattctacgatccatacccccgtaggaaggccggGTGGATGTGTCCTACAAAATTAAGCTGTCTTATTATAGAAAAGGCTGACATATATAGCCTTGCCGGTGGCTGCATTGGTTCTGTCAcaacctgcttggagattctaCGGCATCAGAACGAATGTGACAGCGCAGTAACGTTATAGGTTAATGAACCCAGAAATGTTGGACCAACGAAGAGCAGAAAGACAGAATTGTGAATTCAAAATCCAACGGCTTTTTTACAGCATAGCTTCAGAGAAATTCATGATCGTGATATGTGACACTTAGATAGCGATGACTATTGTAGGATGCATATTACGCATATTAGATACTTCGGAGTGTTTGCATTATTAATAACATAATATTATCCTGTGTTGGGAGATTGGGTTTTTGTGTAAGGGGTGTGGTCTCACTGTAACGCAAACAAGAATGCCCACAGGCCATTCTCTTGAAATTAGTTGTTTTCAAAGAATTCGACTAGAAAAGAGCAGCCCAAATTATGTTCGATCGTAGAACCCTGTGTAGGTGTCATTCACCGgggaaaaaaaataatttttcaatGAATGGCACCCACACAGGGCTTTTATTTCACATGGATTTTCATTCTGACGTCTACATGTTTCCAAGAAAAACATTCGTATAtataactgcaaaaacacagcCAAACAGACAGACGAAAAACAGGACCTCCaccgtgaattagtagcctcttccattgaccccatgacctgagctgtcatgtctgattaacgACTAGTTTTACCACCTCTAATTTCTGCCATTCCGACAAGTCTGACCATTGTCACCTTCCCACTACTGCCACTCTGCTGGCAGTGTATTGAAATAACTAAGGAATAACTATgggcacacacaaacacaaacaaacatacgaaAACTCTGTACACAGTGCCCCACCTGAATGAAAACATAGCACGGTCCCAaagtactactctccaagcagaggagtgggtctggttggtttttgacgtgttttatacgtttttgtcgggctttctattttgtcatgttattttttgtctttGTGAAGGTCGCTCTATACTTGCCGGATGAGTGATAATCCGGcgcagtaaaattgttaccactaatgataattcattgttctcggggaggagtactgccACCTctcttcaatggaagtaaataggtttgccccgccccagggtcagtgccggcagaggtgtgggttatagagacaaacaaaaacatgacaaagtagaaagcccgacaaaaacgcctaaaacaggtaaaaaaaacccagccggacccactcctatgcttggagagtaccaaagTACTGTTCTGTTGATACAATAAGcctattacatgtatcatgccTTTTGGATGCGTGTTACTTTTCATATGATGTTAAGCCGCAGACAAAAGTGTCTTTCAAAAGCGACATTTACCATAAACTACAAAACGGGACACACCCAAGCAACTATGGTACTGTATTTGCAATTGATTTGTATCATACTACATGCAATAAAAGCTAACTGCATGGGtttgatgtaaacaaaaatgaataccAGAAATAAAACTCTAATACACATGTTCATATCTACACAGAATCGCTGCCGGATTGCATTCTCTACCCTGACTTCCTTCAAGAGACTCTTATTAATCAAAGTAACAGAAATCAGAAGTGACCAAAACCGACGGACACGAACAATATGCCAGCTCTCACTCTCAAGTCTCATGTAGTTACTGCTTACTTGCTtctgtcgagaccttccagtcatgagtcgagatggcagcccaagtgtTTCGGTCCTTACCATTTATGTGTAATTTGTGTATCGATTTATTAGGAATTTAGATCATGTAAACTGTATCCTTTTATATATCTTGCCTGACCCTTAcatcttccctcatgacctcaatgaaaagcggtctgcaggccgatttgagtttctcatgaatgaacaaaggatcaaagaaaaaaaacctaACATAAACATCTTTCTTTTCCAGTACCGAGAATTTGGTGGACACGACTTTGATGACGACAAGGCGGTCCGGTAGCCTACGTACAATCAAGTCTGAACAGACAGCTATCCTCAGCGGAAACAAATCCAGGGAAAGTCTAATAAACTCTGTGTCTACAAATATTTCTGTCAAAGAGGCCCCAGCGCCTAAGAGAAAAGTCAAAAGAATAGTTAAGAAAAAAGTTATCAAAGTACGTAAGAAAAAGCGCAAGACTCCGGAGGTACCGAAAAAGGAGATCGAGACAAGCAATGATACAAGAAACTTTACGGATGCGCAAAGTTTACATAAACCTTTAGATAGCCTGGAAAAAACAGCGATTAATAAATCCATTGTAGAAGAAATACCAAAATTAGTATCATTATTACGTGCGGAGAACGCTACAAATCACACTTCTTTCGCATCGCCCGATGTGGTGAAACAAAGTCCGGATGTTGGGACAAATTTGACCAAACCTGAGACAGCAAAAGCACCTCCGAAGCCGAAGAAGAGAGTCAGGAAAGTTATCCGAGTCGTCAAACGTGTAAGGAAGCCGAAGACAGTTGCCCAAGGCAAGAAACCTGAGTTGACTTTCCTCACAGAGAGATTTCAAGCTCTCAATAGTTCAACACTGGTGCCAGGGTATTACAACAGCACAGAGGTCGAGAAAATGAGGCAAgttttttggtttgttttcaatttatttGAATACATGCTAGCATGCTATTAGGTTCCTGCGCTAAATGAATTTGACATCTTTTTGAATGTTTATTTCGATGTGTGAGTTTTTAGCTTagtgttaggccatgttgatttgattatatggatgacatccgcgcgcgcatcaataaAAAATAGAGAAACATTTTCGGCTATGctgtaaatcgtgaaaagcAGATGCAAAataaatacatgctgtaaattgaaaaaaaaaattagaaaacggatactaatgtcgtagaatgcttAAGttgattccaaagtcaaagaagaagttttgaaggaaaatgaggaatctatatttcggtataccatactctgtgtttagatttgttcatccttcctgaacACGTAAatgtcataatgaaggcaacttttttttaggcgaaacttttttttcttcgcacgctcgcatcagttttggagtccccatagaatgtcatccatataatcaaatcaacacggccttacACAGAATGTAAGTGACTGGGTTTTGTATCTAACTAACAGAATGACATTGTTCACTTTCCAGAAAACACGTCTTGAAGTTTTACAGCCCGGAAAAACACTTAACGATGACGACATCTAACCTACGAGTTGGCCAGCACGTGAAGTACGAAACTGGGGGAGGTTATTTCAACGTCACCGAGAACTTCTTCAAGGTCACCCCTACAGAGTCTCCACTACAGGGCCGCCATTTTAACTCGTGCGCAGTCGTAGGGAATTCTGGGATCGTTTTGAACAGTAAATGTGGTCCACAAATCGATTCCATGGATTTCGTCATCCGGTGCAATCTACCTCCAATCACAGGTTACGAAAAAGACGTCGGCTCGAAAGCAAACTTCACCACGATGAATCCATCGGTGATTCCATGGTACTATAGAAAATGGCTGAGAAACAAAAAGGACCACGAACGTTTGTTGCGTCGTTTGAGGCAGATTGGGGACCAAATCTTGTACGTTCCCGCTTTTACAAATGCCGGTGGAGGTCACGTGAACGTTGTTGCTAGGTTCATGCTGCAATACAATCTTCAGATAAAGACAGCGTTTCCGCCTGCCGGGATCAACAATGTCGTCAAATCGTAAGTTAGCGTTCCTTTTATCATGTTTaaccattcttcttcttctattccaaacaaataaggtcctGAAGGGGATATAGGACTTCAAAACGGGGTCAAATCTATAGGGGCCAAACGAGAAATCTATCTCGTCTTTGCCACTGTTGCCTTCTGTCCAGCCCAGCCACAGGTTACATTTTATTgccccagtttttcctcaaggaaattccattagagGCAAAATCCTATGCATACCTCTGGGGCGCCAAAATGGTAGCCTGGCACTCTGAGTAGCAAGGCATGGTAGACAGCCCACTATTTTCCGTAACCCCCGCAATTTCTCTGCTAGTATCCGCCTAGTATGCTACCAGTAAACTCAGAGTAGCATTCGAGTTTACTGATATATTTCGAGTAAACTGTGTATACTCGTCTGGTATCCTTACACTTTTTGTCCTAATATTTCAGAATCTGGAAAAACTCGCAGTTCAAACTCCACCGCCCTTCCACGGGTGCCCACATGTACGCGCTGGCTGCTACGATATGTGACAGAATACACATGTACGGGTTCTACCCC encodes the following:
- the LOC136446438 gene encoding neutrophil cytosol factor 1-like; its protein translation is MYPSFRRVALERVKSGECGSPSPEDDAAVSSCLGDNWQLKSRDPRDILMRNLPPPPSESGSIHGGKQTLKRMTSAEEEARRRNLETETYRAVGAYEKTCEKEVSFTAGATVHVIHKNENGWWYVWIGKDEGWAPGSYLEPIDHDPQRDTVFMEGQSSAYITTHAYTPQMEDELQFEKGQRVEVIMKNLDGWWLVSIAEKQGFAPATYLKKVNKVSRRYKKTPGRPSSRPSSTSSNNQEEEMKFLGLHDISFILPEQLEHAAPPRRCSIMEVVESRHKKPSNRRSGVRSLYIQDPIPEDP
- the LOC136446523 gene encoding CMP-N-acetylneuraminate-poly-alpha-2,8-sialyltransferase-like, translated to MTTSNLRVGQHVKYETGGGYFNVTENFFKVTPTESPLQGRHFNSCAVIGDQILYVPAFTNAGGGHVNVVARFMLQYNLQIKTAFPPAGINNVVKSIWKNSQFKLHRPSTGAHMYALAATICDRIHMYGFYPFSTDPFGTNLRYHYYEKRKMVKVGTHNMPEEFRALQMLHQRGALVLHTEPCQ